From a single Paraburkholderia edwinii genomic region:
- a CDS encoding amino acid ABC transporter ATP-binding protein yields MTTNAQGKPLINLSGVSKSFGATQVLRDVNLDVQPGEVLVLIGASGSGKSTVLRIMSGLETADAGEVWVNNVPLHDARRAKEIRGHVGMVFQQFNLFPHKSALGNVTLALIKARKMSAADARKRAMETLDRVGLADRAEHYPSQLSGGQQQRVAIARALAVEPGIMFFDEATSALDPELVGEVTEVMRGLARDGMTMVVVTHEMGFARKTADRVVFMDKGVIAEQGAPEQIFVNPANERTRQFLHRVLDH; encoded by the coding sequence ATGACCACGAATGCGCAGGGCAAGCCGCTGATCAATCTGTCCGGTGTCAGCAAGTCGTTCGGCGCCACGCAGGTGTTGCGCGATGTGAACCTCGATGTGCAACCCGGTGAAGTACTCGTGCTGATCGGTGCATCGGGTTCCGGCAAGAGCACAGTGCTGCGCATTATGAGCGGGCTCGAAACGGCGGATGCGGGCGAAGTATGGGTCAATAACGTGCCATTGCACGATGCGCGGCGCGCAAAGGAAATTCGCGGGCATGTCGGCATGGTGTTCCAGCAGTTCAATCTGTTTCCGCACAAGAGCGCGCTTGGCAATGTCACGCTTGCGCTGATCAAGGCGCGCAAGATGAGTGCGGCCGATGCGCGCAAGCGCGCGATGGAAACACTTGATCGCGTCGGTCTTGCCGATCGCGCGGAACACTATCCGAGCCAGTTATCGGGCGGACAGCAGCAGCGCGTCGCGATCGCGCGCGCGCTTGCGGTCGAGCCGGGCATCATGTTTTTCGATGAAGCGACGTCGGCGTTAGATCCGGAACTCGTCGGCGAGGTAACGGAAGTCATGCGTGGCCTCGCGCGCGACGGCATGACGATGGTGGTCGTTACGCATGAAATGGGTTTTGCACGCAAGACCGCGGACCGCGTGGTGTTTATGGATAAAGGCGTGATTGCGGAGCAGGGCGCGCCCGAACAGATTTTCGTGAACCCTGCGAACGAACGCACGCGCCAGTTCCTGCACAGAGTGCTCGACCATTGA
- a CDS encoding IclR family transcriptional regulator yields the protein MRELIESTGAPRSSVYELVTILTDAGWLETRPDGSVFFGREMHYYGADYAVHNDLISRAHQTILSLVKVHDETAQLCMLEGNKYTVVLSENSARPFNISSDIGVRVPIPWTATGRLLLAHLSADEIRALIPDEDFVLDNGTRIVFDDFLHDVERAAQLGYCCTEGLSQTFRCCMAAPIRDRAGHAVAALCFMTGRDTDPSKRAAMLDDLIRSAKALSQTYAR from the coding sequence ATGCGCGAGCTGATCGAATCGACGGGCGCGCCGCGCTCGAGCGTCTACGAGCTTGTGACGATTCTGACCGATGCCGGCTGGCTCGAAACGCGCCCGGACGGCAGCGTGTTTTTCGGCCGCGAGATGCATTACTACGGCGCCGACTATGCAGTGCATAACGATCTGATCAGCCGCGCGCATCAAACCATACTTTCGCTTGTGAAAGTCCACGACGAGACCGCGCAGCTTTGCATGCTCGAAGGCAACAAGTACACCGTGGTGTTATCGGAAAACAGCGCGCGGCCTTTCAATATTAGTTCCGATATCGGCGTCAGGGTGCCGATTCCGTGGACCGCGACGGGCCGGCTGCTGCTTGCGCATTTAAGCGCGGATGAAATCCGCGCGCTGATTCCCGATGAAGATTTCGTGCTCGACAACGGCACGCGCATTGTCTTCGACGATTTTCTGCACGACGTCGAGCGCGCGGCGCAACTGGGATACTGCTGCACCGAAGGTTTGTCGCAGACGTTTCGCTGCTGCATGGCCGCTCCGATTCGCGACCGCGCGGGCCATGCGGTCGCGGCGCTCTGCTTTATGACCGGGCGCGACACAGACCCATCCAAACGCGCCGCGATGCTCGACGATCTGATCCGCTCGGCTAAAGCCTTGTCGCAGACTTACGCGCGCTAA
- a CDS encoding c-type cytochrome produces the protein MQPAHAAESAKAAQTCNNEATGITLPPGFCATIFADDIGHARQMTVGPDGTLYVNTWSGRYYKVNTPPPGGYVVALKDTKGGGHADVVQRFGDGPNDGGHGGTGIAFYNNAIYAESNDRIMRYTLKAGDVAPSGKGEVIVSGLPVTGDHPMHPIAITPKGDLLIDLGSATNACEQENRTPHSKGNEPCTEKDTRAGIWRYDANKTDQKFSAAGRYVSGIRNGEGIALDGSGRIFSTQHGRDQLHEDWPELYTAKQGQELPAEEVVELKQGADYGWPECYFDQTQKKLVLAPEYGGDGKKAGLCSGRTAPVAWFPGHWAPNDMVFYEAKSGAGSFPHAYDGGALIAFHGSWNRAPGPQEGYNVVFQPFHNGKATAGKYLVFADGFAGAVMEPGQAAFRPSGLAVAHDGALFISDDIHGRIWRVTYHGGNPDAQVAAAAKSPGAQSTSSSELPPEGIHPDAGKVTAGLPVPPGSSAQQVALGARVFAGQVGGATCSGCHGSDAKGSGIGADLTAGKWLWSDGSLSGIQQTIANGVPHPKEHSGVMPPMGGVQLSQDDLKAVSAYVWALGHQTH, from the coding sequence ATGCAGCCGGCCCATGCGGCCGAAAGCGCCAAGGCCGCGCAGACCTGCAACAACGAAGCGACCGGCATTACGCTGCCGCCGGGTTTCTGCGCGACGATCTTCGCAGACGACATTGGCCACGCGCGACAAATGACGGTAGGCCCGGACGGCACGCTATACGTGAATACGTGGAGCGGCAGATACTACAAGGTCAACACGCCGCCGCCTGGCGGCTATGTCGTTGCATTAAAAGATACGAAGGGTGGCGGACACGCGGATGTCGTACAGCGCTTTGGCGATGGCCCCAATGATGGCGGTCACGGCGGCACCGGTATCGCGTTCTATAACAACGCGATCTACGCGGAAAGCAATGACCGCATCATGCGCTATACGCTCAAAGCCGGCGATGTCGCGCCTTCTGGCAAAGGCGAAGTGATCGTATCGGGCTTGCCCGTGACCGGTGACCATCCGATGCATCCGATCGCAATCACGCCCAAAGGCGATCTGCTGATCGATCTCGGTTCGGCAACCAATGCTTGCGAGCAGGAAAACCGCACGCCGCATTCGAAGGGCAATGAGCCGTGCACCGAGAAGGACACGCGCGCGGGCATCTGGCGTTATGACGCAAACAAGACAGACCAGAAATTCTCGGCGGCCGGGCGCTACGTGAGCGGCATTCGCAATGGCGAAGGTATCGCACTCGACGGATCGGGCCGTATCTTTTCAACGCAGCATGGCCGCGATCAGCTTCACGAAGACTGGCCTGAACTCTATACCGCTAAGCAAGGGCAGGAACTGCCCGCGGAAGAAGTGGTGGAGCTCAAGCAAGGCGCCGATTACGGCTGGCCGGAATGCTATTTCGACCAGACGCAAAAGAAGCTCGTGCTCGCACCCGAGTATGGCGGCGACGGCAAGAAAGCCGGTCTTTGCAGCGGACGTACCGCGCCCGTCGCATGGTTCCCGGGCCACTGGGCGCCCAATGACATGGTGTTCTATGAAGCGAAGAGCGGCGCGGGCAGTTTCCCGCATGCTTACGACGGCGGCGCATTGATCGCGTTTCATGGTTCATGGAATCGCGCACCGGGTCCGCAGGAAGGCTACAACGTCGTGTTCCAGCCTTTCCATAACGGCAAGGCGACCGCGGGCAAGTACCTGGTGTTTGCCGACGGTTTTGCGGGTGCCGTCATGGAACCGGGCCAGGCGGCGTTCCGTCCTTCGGGGCTAGCGGTCGCGCATGACGGCGCGCTCTTTATCTCCGACGATATTCATGGCCGCATCTGGCGGGTCACGTATCACGGCGGCAATCCGGATGCTCAGGTCGCGGCAGCCGCGAAGTCGCCGGGCGCGCAGTCGACGTCGAGTTCAGAACTGCCGCCCGAGGGTATTCATCCGGACGCGGGTAAAGTCACGGCAGGTTTGCCCGTGCCGCCCGGTTCATCGGCACAGCAGGTCGCGCTTGGTGCGCGCGTGTTCGCAGGCCAGGTGGGCGGCGCGACGTGCTCGGGATGTCACGGATCGGATGCTAAAGGTTCAGGCATCGGCGCGGATCTGACGGCCGGCAAATGGTTGTGGAGCGATGGCAGCCTCTCGGGCATTCAACAAACGATTGCCAATGGCGTGCCGCATCCGAAGGAACATAGCGGCGTCATGCCACCGATGGGCGGCGTGCAACTGTCACAGGATGATTTGAAAGCGGTGTCAGCTTACGTGTGGGCGTTGGGGCATCAAACGCATTGA
- a CDS encoding lysylphosphatidylglycerol synthase domain-containing protein: protein MRYLGRVAAAAGLLIALWLIASDDPYAVLSLVRTAALGLVIAALAHVLHMLANARAWQTLMLDPPLPRYRTLLGLIWIRESINGLLPVARIGGDLISFRLLLKSGFATSMSAASLIADMQLTVISQLLFAAAGIAYLFANVQSDALRIVSHLAWGLLLIAPAFAIFALIQHANPFERIMRVLDRIASGKLGELVGKSADIDEKIKRIWRRRAIVLRYLLIWQPLQALGTSLEIWLALYFFDTPVSFAKAFVIDSLVQVVASAAFFVPAALGVQEGGFLLIGGMLGLEPATCLALAGARRVRDLVIFVPGMLAWQIAESRIAKTSTTASTNHAANAASIDTKPGAHAGTDADSLQP, encoded by the coding sequence ATGCGATACCTTGGCCGTGTTGCCGCCGCTGCAGGATTGCTGATCGCGCTGTGGCTCATTGCGAGTGACGATCCCTATGCGGTGCTGTCGCTCGTGCGCACGGCGGCACTCGGCCTCGTTATCGCCGCGCTTGCGCATGTGCTGCATATGCTAGCCAACGCACGCGCATGGCAAACGCTGATGCTCGATCCTCCGCTGCCGCGTTACCGGACACTGCTCGGTCTGATCTGGATTCGCGAATCGATCAATGGTCTATTGCCGGTCGCGCGCATCGGCGGCGACCTCATCTCGTTCCGGCTGCTTCTCAAAAGCGGCTTTGCAACCTCGATGTCCGCCGCGAGCCTGATTGCCGATATGCAGCTCACGGTGATCAGTCAGTTGCTGTTTGCCGCGGCAGGCATCGCTTATCTGTTTGCGAATGTGCAATCGGACGCACTGCGCATCGTGAGCCACCTTGCGTGGGGCCTCCTGCTGATCGCGCCCGCGTTCGCGATATTCGCGCTGATCCAGCACGCGAATCCGTTCGAACGGATCATGCGCGTACTCGATCGAATCGCCAGCGGCAAGCTTGGCGAACTCGTCGGTAAGTCCGCCGATATCGACGAAAAGATCAAGCGCATCTGGCGCCGCCGAGCGATCGTCTTGCGCTATCTGCTTATCTGGCAGCCGCTTCAGGCGCTGGGTACATCGCTTGAAATCTGGCTTGCGCTTTACTTCTTCGACACGCCTGTCAGCTTTGCCAAGGCCTTTGTTATCGATTCGCTCGTTCAAGTGGTGGCCAGCGCCGCGTTTTTCGTGCCGGCCGCGCTCGGCGTGCAGGAAGGCGGCTTTCTGCTGATCGGCGGCATGCTCGGGCTCGAGCCGGCAACATGTCTCGCGCTTGCGGGCGCACGGCGTGTGCGCGATCTCGTGATCTTCGTGCCCGGCATGCTCGCATGGCAAATCGCGGAATCGCGCATTGCAAAAACAAGCACGACTGCAAGCACAAACCACGCGGCTAACGCCGCTTCAATCGATACGAAACCAGGCGCCCATGCTGGTACCGATGCCGACAGCTTACAACCTTGA
- a CDS encoding MFS transporter: MNRSVYWVMALAAGVVVANNYYNQPLLVDFAHTFNVTERAAGSASVAAQTGYALGLLLFVPLGDMVRRTTLFTVTLLAAAAALIATAFAPTLAWLIVASFVTSLTSVTPQLLTPLAAQLAGPQQRGRAVGTVMFGLLCGILLSRTVSGLLAESFGWRAVYGVAAVAMIGIVAMLLAVIPRTEPTFSGSWGSLMGSLWTLLRDAPLIRQTSAIAALQFAAFSAFWTTLAFHLHAIDPRYGSATAGLFGLVGVVGASASTVSGKWTDRGDARGVVLAGSMAMVIAYGVFALVGSSIVGLVAGVIVLDFGVQIGHVANMSRNMGISAGAMNRINTLYMTIRFAGGALGTAVGTFAWSVWGWAGVCATGLAFASASVVVQLVSDRHARPLFAGRDETKG, encoded by the coding sequence ATGAATCGATCGGTCTACTGGGTGATGGCGCTGGCTGCAGGCGTCGTCGTCGCGAACAACTACTACAACCAGCCCTTGCTCGTCGATTTCGCGCATACGTTCAATGTCACCGAGCGGGCGGCCGGCTCCGCGTCGGTCGCCGCACAGACGGGCTATGCGCTCGGCTTGCTGCTCTTCGTTCCGCTTGGCGACATGGTCAGGCGCACGACGCTTTTTACGGTTACGCTGCTTGCCGCGGCCGCGGCGCTTATCGCGACCGCGTTCGCGCCGACGCTTGCCTGGCTGATCGTCGCGAGTTTCGTGACAAGCCTGACAAGCGTGACGCCGCAACTGCTAACGCCGCTGGCCGCGCAACTGGCCGGACCCCAGCAGCGCGGCAGGGCGGTCGGAACGGTGATGTTCGGACTGCTGTGCGGCATCCTGCTGTCGCGCACGGTGTCGGGCCTGCTTGCCGAATCGTTCGGCTGGCGCGCGGTGTACGGCGTTGCGGCGGTCGCGATGATCGGCATCGTCGCGATGCTGCTTGCGGTCATACCGCGCACCGAGCCGACGTTTTCGGGCAGTTGGGGAAGCCTGATGGGCTCGCTGTGGACACTGCTGCGCGATGCGCCGCTCATCCGCCAGACGTCGGCGATCGCCGCGCTGCAATTCGCCGCATTCAGTGCGTTCTGGACAACGCTCGCCTTTCATCTGCATGCCATCGATCCGCGCTATGGCAGCGCGACGGCGGGTCTGTTCGGTTTAGTCGGCGTGGTCGGCGCGAGCGCATCGACGGTGTCGGGCAAATGGACCGATCGCGGCGATGCGCGCGGGGTCGTGCTCGCGGGCAGCATGGCGATGGTGATTGCGTATGGCGTGTTCGCGCTGGTCGGCAGTTCGATTGTGGGGCTCGTCGCCGGTGTGATCGTGCTCGACTTCGGCGTGCAGATCGGACACGTCGCGAATATGTCGCGCAATATGGGCATCAGCGCGGGCGCGATGAACCGCATCAATACGCTTTATATGACGATTCGTTTTGCGGGTGGCGCGCTCGGCACCGCGGTGGGCACATTCGCGTGGAGCGTCTGGGGCTGGGCCGGTGTTTGCGCGACGGGGCTCGCATTCGCGTCGGCATCGGTGGTCGTGCAACTCGTTTCAGATCGCCACGCGCGGCCGCTGTTTGCCGGCCGCGACGAAACCAAAGGCTGA
- a CDS encoding DUF427 domain-containing protein: MQNTVKTVKIPGPDHPITITKSRSHIVVVVAGKVIADTRNALVLREASYREVLYIPREDADMAQLERTSHATYCPYKGDCSYYSIPAGGDRSVNAVWTYETPYDAVSEIKGHLAFYPDRVDAMQIQPD, translated from the coding sequence ATGCAGAATACGGTGAAGACGGTGAAGATTCCCGGTCCCGATCATCCGATCACGATAACGAAAAGCCGGTCGCACATCGTGGTTGTCGTAGCCGGAAAAGTGATTGCCGATACGAGGAACGCGCTCGTGCTGCGCGAGGCTTCGTACCGGGAGGTGCTCTACATTCCGCGCGAAGATGCGGACATGGCGCAGCTCGAGCGCACGTCGCACGCAACCTATTGCCCGTACAAGGGCGACTGCAGTTACTACAGCATTCCGGCCGGCGGCGACCGCTCGGTCAACGCGGTCTGGACGTATGAAACTCCTTATGATGCGGTCAGCGAGATCAAAGGTCATCTCGCGTTCTATCCGGACCGTGTCGACGCAATGCAGATTCAGCCGGATTGA